Genomic DNA from Acidobacteriota bacterium:
CACATCCGCCACGCGGCCAGCCAAACGCGCCACCAACTGGCCGGTTTTTGCGTGGCGCGCTGGCGACGATGCGCCACGATGGCGGCGTGGTATTCGTTGAAGCATTCCGAACAGCGGAACAGATGCGTTTGCAAATCATCGTCGGGCAGCCGTTCCGCGCGCACGACGTTTTGCAACGCGCCAGAGACGGGGCAGCCCACGCGCTGCGGATTGGGAAAGCCAGTGGCGTAACGTTGCCGCGCGTGGGCAATCAATTCTTCGGCATCGGCAAAGCTGGGCGACAAGGCCCGGTCGCTACCGCTCACGGTACCGCTTGTTTGGTCGTGCTGGTTCATCATTTTTCTTCTTACACTCACAAGAGGGCGCGGCAGGCGAAAACGCACCCGTGCGCGAAAAAAAATCTTAAGGGTGAATTGCGCGGCTGGCTCAGTCGTTGTGAAGGTTCTGTTTGATGCGCTGGATTTCTTTAGCGAGTTTGCTGCGCAGAACGTTGGCTTGTGTGCCGAGCATGCGGGCGCTCTCTTCGTAGCTGTAACCGAGCGTGAGCAGGTTGAACAGTTGTTGGGTCGCCGGGGTCATCCGGCACACGATTTCATCTATCAGGATGTCTTGCAAGATGCCTTGGTCAGGCGCGTCAGCGGCCCGGTTGGGCGCTCCTTCCAATTCGCCGTCCGCGCCATGCTCGCGTTGACGCTGCCGCAGTTCATCAAGCACCAGGCGTTCAAAGCTGGTCCAGAGATAAGCTTCAAGGTCTTTCAGGCGCGTGCGGTCTTGCCGGGAGACGGCGGCGACGGCTTTGAACAGCAGCCGCTGCCCGGCGGCTTCGTCATTGAGTTTGGCGTGGGCATAGTTGCGGGCGCGCGGCCACAGCGCGCGGGCCACCGCGTAGACGGCGGCGTCAACGTGGCCGAATGCATCGGTGTAACTTTCGTCTAGTTCGGGCCAATCGGCTGCTTCGGCATTCATGGCAGTTTGTTGAAGAACGAGATTCTGCTTGCTTGAACGAGCGTAAGGCGGGCTGAGTTTAAGTGCGACTGCACAACTTGGCAATCGTGCCGACAAAAAGCAAAAGGCTTGCTTGCAAACGAAACCGTCTGCAAGCAGGCCTTCTTGTTAGGACTTACGCAAAAGCGCATGGAGTTCAGGCTTCAGCCTGTGTGCGTGAACTCCAAGACAGGCTGAAGCCTGAACTCCATGCGCTTGCGCCACGTTTTTTTGAGCTTCTGCGTAAGTCCTACTTGTTATTCAGACACTGCGCCGCGCTACGACAACGCGATGTCGAACTGTTCCTGATGCACCGCCGGGTCGCTCTTGATCGAAACGACGCCACCCAGATACACCTCAATCTCCTGCAAGACGTCGCGTTCGGATGAACGCAGGGCTTTGGCCACATCGGGGTGGACGCGGAGGATGACTTCGTTGGCGTCGTCCACGTCTTTGCTGATGCTGCGGGCTTCGGCCAGGATTTCGTAGGCCACGGTTTGCGGGCTTTTGACCATGCCGCCACCGCCGCAATACGAACAGGGCGTGCACAAGGTGCGTTCGAGCGATTGCTTGACGCGTTTGCGCGTGACGGCCACGAGACCGAAATCATTGAACTGGAGAATCTTCGAGGGCGCTTTGTCGTTGCGCATCTCGTATTCGAGCGCTTGCAAAACCTTGGCGCGGTTGCGGCGTTCTTCCATGTCAATGAAATCGAGCACGATGATGCCGCCCAGATCGCGCAGGCGGATTTGGCGCACGATTTCTTTGGCGGCTTCGAGGTTGGTTTTGGTAATGGTGTCTTCGAGGCGGTTGGACTTGCCGACGAATTTGCCGGTGTTGACGTCAATCGCGACAAGGGCTTCGGTTTGGTTGATCACGATGTAACCGCCGGAGCGCAGCCAGACGCGGGGTTTGACGGCTTTGTCAATTTCGGCCTGCACGCCGTAATGATCGAGGATCGGTTCGTCTTTGGTGTACAGTTTGACGCGGTTGACCATCTTGGGGGCGAAGCGGTTGACGAAATCCACCATGCGTTCGTACTCCTCTTCGTTGTCCACGCGGATGGCCGAAAAGTCGCCGGAGAGTTGGTCGCGCAGGATGCGCTGCACCAAATCCAAATCGCGGTGAATGATGGCGGGCGCTTTGACGCGGTCGGCGCGGCGGCGCATGTCGTTCCAGGTGCGCACGAGGTATTGCATGTCGTCGCGCAACTCTTCGTTGGTGCAACCGTGCGCGGCGGTGCGCACAATGAAGCCGCCCGTGGCGCCGGTTTCGGCGCGCAGCGTGTGCAACGTGCGTTTCAAGCGCATGCGTTCTTCGTCGGTGCCGATCTTGCGCGAGACGCCGATGTGTTCGACGGTCGGCATGTAAACGATGTAGCGGCCTGGCAGGGCGACGTGCGACGTGATGCGCGCGCCTTTCTGGCCGATGGGTTCTTTGGCGATCTGGACGATGATTTCCTGACCTTCGCGCAGCAGGTCGGTGATGACCGGACGTTGAAAGCGGTTGTCGTGCGCGGCGCCTCGTGAACCGCCGTGATTGCCCGTGCTGCTACTACTGCTGCTCCGGCGTTCATACGCTGGCGCAGCGATGGGCGCAGGTGCGGGCGCGAGTACCGCCACAGGCGCGGCTTCTACGTGATCGTCTTCATGAAATTCTTCGGTGTCGGCGGTGGCTTCGGTGACGGCGCGGCGCGCGGGGAAATTGCGGCGACGCCCCCGGCCACCACGGCGCGTGGCGGCCATTTCGCCGCGGTTGCGGCGTTGGCGCACTTTGGCGCTGCCTTCGGGCATTGGCTCTTCGGCGGGCGCGGTGGGATTGAGCGAAAGCACTTCGACATCGCCCAACAATTCGACGACGCCAATCTCAGGTAAGGGCATAGGCAATTCATCGGTCACCGCCGGTAACACATCTTCAGTGGCAGCGGTGGCAGGCACTTCTGGCGCAGGTTCATGCGGCAATTCGCGCGTCTGACGCTCGGTTGCAAACCAGGCGGGAGCCGTCACCGGCTCCGTCACGGCGACGAGCGCACCGGCTTCGGCACGCACAAGCGCGTGGTGTTCCGGCTCAGCGGCGTCAGCCGCCGCTGCACTGCCAGCTTCAACGGGTGCGTCGGCCAGCGGGGCGGTCGGCGCGGGTTCGGGTTCTTCTTCGTCGCGAATGCGCTCAAAGCCCGCCGGCAAATCAAGCGAACCGGTCAACGAACCGACCGTGACATCCGGCGTTGGCTCGACTTCCAACACTGTGGTGCGGAACTCTTCGGCGCGCACCTGTTCGGCGATGCGTTCCTGCATCATGGCATCTTTGAGCATCTCACCAGCCTCGGCCTCGTCGTCCCGCTCGTCATCCATGATGCGTTCAAACGGATTGTGATGAACGATCACGACAGGCTGCTGCTGAACGGCGGGAGCGGCTGCCTCGCCGTGCGTTGCGGTTTCGGCGGTCTCGGCGACTGCGACCGATTCCAGTTCAAAGGTTTCCATGGACTCCGGGGCCTCCGGGGTTTCAACTTCGGCGGTCTCGGCGCCGCCACGGCGGGGACGGCGGCGGCGGCGGCGGCGGCCTTGGCCTTCTTCGCCTGACGCATCTTCGGGCGCGCCTGATTCTTCCGAGGTGTCGGCCAGGGCTTCGACTTCGGGCGCTTCTTCGACCACTGGCGCGGGAGCTTCCAACGCCTCTTCCGGTTCGGTATAGCGCAATCGGTTGCGGCGGCGCTGGCGGCCATCGCGCGGACGCGCCTCAGCGCTGGGTTCCTCGTCTTCCTCGCCATTGAAAGCCGTGACCGAGCCAGTCGTAATAATTGTGCCGAGGCCTGCGGCGGTCAGCATTTCATCGCCGGGGGCGGGTTCGATCTCCGGCTCTTCGGCGAGGTCTGCGATGTGTTGCATGGCGACGGCGGCGAGTTCGGCATCACGGTCGGCATCACGATCGGCATCACGATCATCTACGGCGATGCGGTCAACTTCATAAGCGGCCTCGCGCGCTTCGCGGGGTTGGCGTTGCTGGCGTTCGCGGTATGACGCGGTGGTAATCGGCGGGCGCGGATCCTTTGCCGGTGGCGCCAGTTGCAGTGGTTGTTGCGGTTCGCGCGCGGCGACTTCGTCTTCGTCGAGTTCTTCTTCATCAAAGAAGTCTGAGACGTAGAGGAAGGAATCGCGTTCGAGGCCGATGTCCACAAAGGCGGATTGCATGCCGGGCAGGACTTTCATCACCCGGCCTTTGTATATGTTGCCGACGATGCCCTGGTTTTCATCGCCGCGTTCGACGTAAAACTCAGTCACGACATCGTCTTCGATAATGGCGATCTTCTTTTCGCGTCCGTTGACGCTGACGATCAATTCTTTCGACATTCGGTTCTCCTCTGCGGAAGCAGTTTTAGCACCGGATTGAGGCAGCAAAAGGTTTGTTGCGGCCCGGCCTAAAACCGGAGTCAAGCTTGGGTTGGCTGGCTGGCAGATAGTCGGAGGGCTGTCAGGGGTTGAAGCAAGCGGTCGTCGCTGACGACTCGCGTCACGACGACTGTTGGATAAAACCGGCGCAGAGAAAACGGAGCGGCGCGCCAGCAGAGCGTGAGACCGGGCGCGGCACGACGGTGTGTTAAGGGTCGTGCGCGCAAATTCTGTGTCGCCTGACGCGACAACGCTCTGCCAGCGCAGCCTCTCCCGATTGATCTTTACCGGGGAATCTTCAACTGCCGCCGAAGCGGCAAAACCTGAGTAAGACCTCTGACGCTGACCGGCTTGCGCAGCGCAAACCGGCTTGCCAGCGTGATAGTGACCCAGGTGCGCGGCGGCACTAAATCCGCGCCACCAGGGCCGTGTCGCAGTTGGTCTTTGGGAACGCTGTGGCGGTGACTGGCAAGGCTGACGTGGGGACGGAATTGCAGTGGCCTTCCGTGCTCAACGTATACCTTCAATTCACGAAGCGCCGTAAACGCACATTCATCGCCAGCCCCAGCCCAAAAAACGTGGCCAGCACCGACGATCTGCCGAAACTCATGAGTGGCAGCGGGATGCCCATAATCGGCAAGAGCCGCACAACCATCCCCACACTGACGGTGACGTGATAGAGCAGCAGCGCTGCGTAACCCGCAATGAGTAATAACCCCGTGCGGTCGCGCGCTTGCCGGGCGATTTGGAACAATCGCAGCACCATCAAGAGATACAACACCATCAGCGCAAAGCTGCCCAGAAACCCGGTTTCTTCACTCGCAACGGCAAAAATGAAATCTGTGTGAACTTCGGGCAAAAACCCGTAGCGTCCCTGTGTTCCCTGACCAACGCCTCTTCCCCACAGTCCGCCCGACCCCACGGCAATCTCGGATTGATCGTTTTGATGGCGGTAACGTTTCTCCGCCAATTCGGGCCAATAGACTGCCAAGATGCGTTGCGCTTTGTAATCCTTGCTCGCCTTGACGTGCGGGACGGCCAGCACGACGACCAGGATGAGCGCCACCGCAACTCCGGCGACCCAACTCCAGCGCACTCCGCACAGGAACAAGATCGCCGCAAAGAAAGAGGTGAAACTAAGTGTGCTGCCGGTGTCGTGTTCGAGATACACAAGCACCGTCGGCACGATCCAAATGGCGGCTGCCATCAGGACTGTCCGCAGTTTCAGC
This window encodes:
- a CDS encoding sigma-70 family RNA polymerase sigma factor; its protein translation is MNAEAADWPELDESYTDAFGHVDAAVYAVARALWPRARNYAHAKLNDEAAGQRLLFKAVAAVSRQDRTRLKDLEAYLWTSFERLVLDELRQRQREHGADGELEGAPNRAADAPDQGILQDILIDEIVCRMTPATQQLFNLLTLGYSYEESARMLGTQANVLRSKLAKEIQRIKQNLHND
- a CDS encoding Rne/Rng family ribonuclease, whose translation is METFELESVAVAETAETATHGEAAAPAVQQQPVVIVHHNPFERIMDDERDDEAEAGEMLKDAMMQERIAEQVRAEEFRTTVLEVEPTPDVTVGSLTGSLDLPAGFERIRDEEEPEPAPTAPLADAPVEAGSAAAADAAEPEHHALVRAEAGALVAVTEPVTAPAWFATERQTRELPHEPAPEVPATAATEDVLPAVTDELPMPLPEIGVVELLGDVEVLSLNPTAPAEEPMPEGSAKVRQRRNRGEMAATRRGGRGRRRNFPARRAVTEATADTEEFHEDDHVEAAPVAVLAPAPAPIAAPAYERRSSSSSSTGNHGGSRGAAHDNRFQRPVITDLLREGQEIIVQIAKEPIGQKGARITSHVALPGRYIVYMPTVEHIGVSRKIGTDEERMRLKRTLHTLRAETGATGGFIVRTAAHGCTNEELRDDMQYLVRTWNDMRRRADRVKAPAIIHRDLDLVQRILRDQLSGDFSAIRVDNEEEYERMVDFVNRFAPKMVNRVKLYTKDEPILDHYGVQAEIDKAVKPRVWLRSGGYIVINQTEALVAIDVNTGKFVGKSNRLEDTITKTNLEAAKEIVRQIRLRDLGGIIVLDFIDMEERRNRAKVLQALEYEMRNDKAPSKILQFNDFGLVAVTRKRVKQSLERTLCTPCSYCGGGGMVKSPQTVAYEILAEARSISKDVDDANEVILRVHPDVAKALRSSERDVLQEIEVYLGGVVSIKSDPAVHQEQFDIALS
- a CDS encoding rod shape-determining protein RodA, with the translated sequence MFGISKRTIDDFDWPLFGMALAIALFGVLEISSSEPQPGLWRNQLWGIAAGIVLLFVMTMRDYRIIVAAAPYFYAVGIVMLLLVLTPLGYEVNGNKSWLNLGFVKFQPSEPAKLFTLLMLTHFLSDVRERPLKLRTVLMAAAIWIVPTVLVYLEHDTGSTLSFTSFFAAILFLCGVRWSWVAGVAVALILVVVLAVPHVKASKDYKAQRILAVYWPELAEKRYRHQNDQSEIAVGSGGLWGRGVGQGTQGRYGFLPEVHTDFIFAVASEETGFLGSFALMVLYLLMVLRLFQIARQARDRTGLLLIAGYAALLLYHVTVSVGMVVRLLPIMGIPLPLMSFGRSSVLATFFGLGLAMNVRLRRFVN